One Pontibacillus yanchengensis DNA window includes the following coding sequences:
- a CDS encoding BCCT family transporter, whose amino-acid sequence MNKFTPMFWNALTIGIVFVAWGAIFPDHLLNVMMTIRNGILDKFGWFYQLSVTFMLIISIYIAFSKFGKIKLGKQDDKPEYNTLTWFAMLFSAGMGIGLLFYGLSEPVTHYANPPVGEAQTIESAKQGLKYSYLHWGIHAWAIYAIVALALAYFKFKKDMPGLMSATLIPLFGDRMKGKAGYVVDIIAVFATLFGVAISLGVGAKQINGGLNYLWGVPNTFPVQLIIMGVTAVLFIYSAATGLSKGIKYLSNTNLILAVTLFFAFLLLGPTQFVLETFSTTLGSYIKDFTSMGLRFAPFQEENNSWVKGWTIFYWAWWISWTPFVSTFIARVSKGRSVREFLVAVVIAPSLVCTLWFGVFGGAGIFFDFVQGLDVAGQSLETSLFYVFDQLPLSGLLSVIAIILIMTFFVTSGDSATFVLGMQTSNGSLNPPFFVKFSWGVILTAIAAILMGAGGLDGLQAAAIISGLPLTIILLLMIASLLKSFKTEPIPGESKEEIEETKTKKVRTKTEATNPAK is encoded by the coding sequence GTGAATAAGTTTACACCAATGTTTTGGAATGCCTTAACAATTGGAATTGTATTCGTTGCCTGGGGTGCCATTTTCCCTGATCATTTATTAAACGTAATGATGACAATTCGAAATGGTATTTTAGATAAGTTTGGGTGGTTTTATCAATTATCTGTCACCTTTATGCTTATCATTTCTATTTATATTGCATTTAGTAAATTCGGAAAGATTAAGCTTGGTAAACAAGATGATAAACCAGAATATAATACACTAACTTGGTTCGCCATGTTATTCAGTGCAGGTATGGGTATTGGTCTATTATTCTACGGATTATCCGAACCGGTAACGCACTATGCGAACCCACCTGTTGGCGAGGCACAAACAATTGAATCTGCTAAACAAGGCTTGAAATATAGTTATCTTCACTGGGGGATACATGCTTGGGCTATATATGCAATTGTTGCATTAGCACTAGCTTACTTTAAATTTAAGAAAGACATGCCAGGATTAATGAGCGCGACCTTAATTCCTTTATTCGGAGATCGAATGAAAGGGAAAGCAGGTTATGTTGTTGATATTATTGCCGTATTTGCTACACTTTTCGGCGTTGCAATCTCTCTCGGTGTAGGTGCCAAGCAAATAAATGGCGGACTTAACTACTTGTGGGGTGTTCCAAATACATTCCCAGTTCAACTAATCATTATGGGAGTTACTGCAGTATTATTCATTTACTCTGCTGCTACCGGGTTATCAAAAGGTATCAAGTATCTTAGTAACACGAACCTAATTCTTGCAGTGACACTATTCTTTGCATTCTTATTACTAGGACCAACTCAATTCGTATTAGAAACCTTCTCTACTACTCTAGGTTCATATATTAAAGATTTTACTAGTATGGGACTTCGCTTTGCACCGTTCCAAGAAGAGAATAACTCCTGGGTTAAGGGTTGGACTATATTTTACTGGGCATGGTGGATTTCTTGGACACCATTTGTTAGTACATTTATCGCACGTGTTTCTAAAGGACGTAGCGTAAGAGAATTTCTTGTCGCAGTTGTGATTGCACCATCACTTGTGTGTACACTATGGTTTGGCGTATTTGGCGGAGCAGGAATATTCTTTGATTTTGTTCAAGGATTAGATGTTGCTGGTCAAAGCCTAGAAACTTCGCTATTCTACGTATTTGATCAATTACCACTTAGCGGATTACTTTCTGTAATTGCGATTATCCTGATTATGACATTCTTCGTAACTTCAGGTGACTCTGCAACATTCGTTTTAGGAATGCAAACATCAAACGGAAGCTTAAACCCACCATTCTTTGTTAAGTTTAGTTGGGGTGTGATCCTTACAGCTATTGCTGCTATTTTAATGGGAGCTGGAGGATTAGATGGTTTACAAGCTGCAGCTATCATTAGTGGATTGCCATTGACCATCATACTGTTGCTAATGATAGCAAGTTTACTCAAGTCATTTAAAACGGAACCAATTCCTGGTGAATCAAAAGAAGAAATAGAAGAAACTAAAACTAAAAAAGTTAGAACAAAAACAGAAGCTACGAATCCAGCTAAATAA
- a CDS encoding DUF6020 family protein, with protein MTNLSPFIRLMVSAVVSFIATAGIISFYEPFYPFTMFIGAILFCLFMLLAYRAITSFSWNNSILFSRSYLKWILPFGLIFPVLLMASSAPDQSHIETYFMLMSVYLVTYLVYVCLLFIGIAQLIQLDISGSSSKFSFLVYFVIPFLAWLVYFIAFFPATMTPDSLSQWGQAHSYDWSNWHPLVHTWLLTVLVQIWDSPGVLALFQVFMMALVWAYGMKSIEKQGVSFVWLSLFTVLVAAWPVLGIYSVSLWKDVLYSIVLFLFCVLTFNIVFSRGTWLTQKSNLLLLFITSLGVAFFRHNGFPVFLVMGILLLIVFRKHWKPLCANFIAVLAIYIVVTGPIFSALDVRPTEAKEALGIPTQQMANIVINGDLTEDQEAYVSNVMPLPMWEKFYHPYKVDPIKFSGEYDDTFIANDLGAFLKVWSGMVIQNPGLAMEAFLKETSIVWQMHEPKKPGYTSNFLTYIYKDNEYGLENKIFFPSITSNVKEYLEDSEKNFLTTIWRPASYLFAIVFLTFTAWMKFYKRASMWLISLPVLLNIGSVAATLPAQDFRYLFSNVPVALFLIAMMWIGQTKMRDAHE; from the coding sequence ATGACTAACCTTTCCCCATTTATACGTCTAATGGTATCTGCAGTAGTCAGTTTTATTGCTACTGCAGGTATCATTTCTTTCTATGAGCCCTTTTATCCATTCACCATGTTTATTGGTGCTATATTATTTTGTTTATTTATGCTACTCGCTTATCGCGCAATTACATCATTCTCATGGAATAATTCCATACTTTTTTCAAGGTCTTATCTAAAATGGATACTCCCATTTGGACTTATCTTCCCTGTACTTTTAATGGCCAGTAGTGCCCCAGACCAATCTCACATTGAAACATACTTCATGTTAATGAGTGTGTATTTGGTTACCTATTTGGTGTATGTTTGTTTGTTATTTATCGGGATTGCCCAACTGATTCAATTAGATATAAGTGGCAGCTCTAGTAAATTTAGCTTTCTTGTTTATTTTGTTATCCCATTTTTGGCTTGGTTGGTTTATTTTATAGCCTTTTTCCCAGCTACCATGACACCAGATTCTCTCTCTCAATGGGGACAAGCTCATTCATATGACTGGAGTAACTGGCACCCTCTCGTACACACTTGGCTTTTAACCGTCCTTGTTCAAATATGGGATTCGCCGGGTGTTCTCGCTTTATTTCAAGTATTTATGATGGCTTTGGTTTGGGCGTATGGAATGAAGTCCATTGAAAAACAAGGTGTATCATTTGTTTGGCTTAGCTTATTCACAGTCCTAGTTGCTGCTTGGCCAGTACTTGGGATTTATTCCGTTTCTCTTTGGAAAGACGTTCTCTATAGTATTGTACTGTTTCTTTTCTGCGTGCTAACGTTTAACATTGTCTTTTCTAGAGGGACATGGTTAACGCAAAAAAGTAATCTGCTTCTGTTGTTTATTACGTCTCTAGGCGTAGCTTTTTTTCGCCACAATGGATTTCCTGTCTTTCTAGTAATGGGGATTTTACTTCTAATCGTTTTTCGAAAACACTGGAAGCCGCTCTGTGCTAATTTTATAGCTGTATTAGCCATATACATCGTGGTTACTGGACCTATATTTTCAGCTTTAGATGTAAGACCTACTGAAGCAAAAGAAGCTTTGGGAATACCAACACAGCAAATGGCCAATATCGTCATCAACGGGGATCTGACCGAAGATCAAGAGGCATATGTTTCGAATGTTATGCCGCTTCCTATGTGGGAAAAGTTCTATCATCCTTATAAGGTAGATCCGATTAAATTTTCTGGTGAATACGATGATACATTTATCGCAAATGACTTAGGTGCATTTCTAAAAGTGTGGTCAGGAATGGTTATCCAAAATCCTGGCTTAGCCATGGAAGCCTTTCTCAAGGAGACTTCTATTGTGTGGCAAATGCACGAACCTAAAAAACCTGGATACACTTCTAACTTTTTGACCTACATTTATAAAGATAACGAGTATGGCTTAGAAAATAAGATATTCTTTCCAAGTATCACATCGAACGTTAAAGAGTATTTGGAAGATAGTGAAAAGAACTTTCTTACAACGATTTGGAGACCAGCTAGTTATCTATTTGCGATTGTATTCCTTACCTTTACCGCATGGATGAAGTTTTATAAACGAGCTAGTATGTGGCTTATTTCCTTACCTGTTCTTTTGAATATTGGTTCTGTTGCTGCTACTTTACCCGCTCAGGATTTCAGGTATCTATTCTCCAATGTTCCAGTTGCCCTTTTCTTAATTGCAATGATGTGGATTGGTCAAACCAAGATGAGGGACGCTCATGAGTAG
- a CDS encoding NAD-dependent epimerase/dehydratase family protein — MNLESNHLQSKKKIIVLGGDGFCGWPTSLHLSNLGHEVIIIDNLSRRNIDNELEAESLTPIQPMGTRLKVWEDVSGQKMGFYNIDIAEEYDHLLEILHSEQPDVIVHFAEQRSAPYSMKSPKHKRYTVNNNINGTHNVLCAIEDSGLDIHLVHLGTMGVYGYGTAGMEIPEGYLDIEVTTDSGERVQQQILYPTNPGSIYHMTKTQDQLLFHYYNKNDNLRITDLHQGIVWGTNTIETKMDERLINRFDYDGDYGTVLNRFLMQAAVGYPITVHGTGGQTRAFIHIQDTVRCIELAIENPPAREDRVMIFNQMTETHRINDLAKLVSELTGGEIAYVSNPRKEAAENDLHVKNDLFLSKGLNPTTLDNGLLQEVTEIAQKYSHRADYSKIPAKSTWTKEQQPGIPDAEKE, encoded by the coding sequence ATGAATTTAGAAAGTAATCATTTACAATCAAAGAAAAAGATTATTGTCTTAGGAGGAGATGGATTCTGTGGTTGGCCTACAAGTCTACATCTTTCTAACTTGGGTCATGAAGTCATTATCATCGATAATCTCTCCAGACGTAATATTGACAATGAACTAGAAGCAGAATCATTAACTCCTATTCAGCCAATGGGTACTAGGCTGAAAGTATGGGAAGATGTTTCTGGTCAGAAAATGGGGTTTTATAATATTGATATAGCAGAAGAGTACGATCATCTTCTTGAAATATTACATAGTGAGCAACCAGATGTCATTGTACATTTTGCTGAGCAACGTTCAGCCCCTTACTCGATGAAATCACCTAAACATAAGCGTTATACTGTAAATAACAATATTAATGGAACTCATAATGTATTATGTGCTATTGAAGATTCAGGGCTAGATATTCATCTCGTACACTTAGGAACAATGGGGGTTTATGGATATGGAACAGCTGGTATGGAGATTCCTGAAGGATATTTAGATATTGAAGTGACAACTGATTCAGGAGAAAGAGTCCAACAGCAAATTCTTTATCCGACAAATCCTGGTTCCATTTATCACATGACAAAGACACAAGATCAATTGTTATTCCATTACTACAATAAAAATGACAATTTACGAATTACTGATCTTCACCAAGGAATTGTGTGGGGTACAAATACAATCGAAACAAAGATGGACGAACGTCTAATCAATCGTTTTGATTATGATGGAGACTATGGTACTGTATTAAATCGTTTCTTAATGCAGGCTGCTGTTGGGTATCCTATTACCGTTCATGGCACTGGTGGACAAACAAGAGCATTCATCCATATTCAAGATACAGTACGCTGTATTGAACTGGCTATTGAGAATCCACCAGCTCGTGAAGATAGAGTCATGATTTTTAACCAAATGACAGAAACGCATCGTATAAACGACCTAGCAAAATTAGTGAGTGAACTTACAGGTGGGGAAATCGCATATGTATCCAACCCTCGTAAAGAAGCAGCAGAAAACGATCTTCATGTAAAAAATGATTTATTCCTTTCAAAAGGATTGAATCCTACAACTTTAGATAACGGACTATTACAGGAAGTAACAGAAATAGCTCAAAAGTACTCCCATCGTGCAGACTATTCTAAAATACCTGCGAAGAGCACATGGACAAAAGAACAACAACCAGGCATTCCAGATGCGGAGAAAGAATAG
- a CDS encoding rRNA methyltransferase encodes MWKSVNGSLVHTTDISRVKFRTNISKTVLERLKNVADKNNTHVNYLMETGLEYVLSEGVITFNKDLRPKDRTQYKTTYDKELLEKVKEFAKEHNLYINDVIEYSADFVNIENSKKRDHKHRTE; translated from the coding sequence ATGTGGAAATCAGTAAATGGATCATTAGTTCATACGACAGATATAAGTAGAGTGAAGTTCAGAACGAATATTAGTAAAACAGTACTTGAGAGACTAAAAAATGTAGCTGATAAAAACAATACTCATGTAAATTATTTAATGGAAACAGGTTTAGAATACGTTTTATCAGAAGGAGTTATAACGTTTAATAAAGATTTAAGACCAAAAGATCGAACTCAGTATAAAACTACATACGATAAAGAGTTGTTAGAGAAAGTTAAGGAATTTGCTAAAGAACATAACTTATATATAAATGATGTTATTGAGTATAGTGCTGATTTTGTGAATATAGAGAATAGTAAGAAGAGGGACCATAAACATAGAACAGAATAA
- a CDS encoding glycosyltransferase family 2 protein — translation MERIAILLPCYNEEQTIGKVIDDFKTELPDSTIYVYDNNSSDRTSEVAREHGAIVRMEWRQGKGNVVRSMFREIDADIYVMADGDDTYPPEYVHDLIQPIREKKANMTIGDRLSNGTYYDENKRQFHGFGNRLVKGLINRLYKSDITDIMTGYRAFDQLFVKSMPVMSSGFAIETEMSIHSLDKKFLLKEVPVDYRDRPEGSESKLNTFSDGMKVLRMIFTLFKEYKPFVFFSLWTLVLILLGLIVGVPVISEFVSTGYVSKVPSAILATGFMILGVLSFACGLILDVMSATNRKQYELELNHLYNRIRGNQND, via the coding sequence ATGGAGAGAATTGCCATTTTGCTTCCTTGCTATAACGAGGAACAGACAATTGGGAAAGTAATTGATGACTTCAAAACAGAACTTCCCGATTCAACGATTTATGTTTATGACAACAATTCCTCAGACCGTACTTCCGAAGTCGCTAGAGAACATGGAGCAATTGTTCGAATGGAATGGCGACAAGGGAAGGGAAATGTAGTCCGCTCCATGTTTCGTGAAATAGATGCGGACATATATGTGATGGCTGACGGAGATGATACGTATCCTCCTGAGTATGTGCATGACCTTATACAACCTATTCGAGAGAAAAAAGCGAATATGACGATTGGTGATCGCCTGAGTAATGGTACGTATTATGATGAAAACAAACGACAATTCCATGGGTTTGGGAATCGTTTAGTAAAAGGTTTAATTAATCGTTTATACAAAAGCGACATAACCGATATCATGACTGGTTATCGTGCTTTCGACCAGTTATTTGTAAAATCAATGCCTGTTATGAGTTCTGGCTTTGCGATTGAAACGGAAATGAGCATTCATTCCTTGGATAAAAAATTTCTACTAAAAGAAGTTCCTGTGGATTATCGCGATCGTCCTGAAGGTAGTGAATCAAAACTGAATACCTTCTCAGATGGAATGAAGGTATTACGAATGATATTTACATTGTTTAAGGAGTATAAACCGTTCGTTTTCTTTTCTCTATGGACGCTAGTACTTATTTTGTTAGGTCTTATCGTAGGAGTTCCTGTGATTTCAGAATTTGTAAGCACTGGATATGTATCCAAGGTTCCTTCCGCTATACTAGCTACTGGCTTTATGATACTTGGCGTTCTCTCCTTTGCATGTGGACTCATTTTAGATGTCATGAGCGCTACGAATCGAAAGCAGTATGAACTTGAATTAAATCATTTGTATAACCGAATTAGGGGGAATCAAAATGACTAA
- a CDS encoding EamA family transporter, with translation MISLFLVLLMTLFGSLGGFFFKKAGDYPLGLNIPFLMKVGTGGTFYLAGALLNIYLLTLLPYTVVYPITSVTYIWTMLLSAIFLHETITAKKIIGVLLISGGSVLLVL, from the coding sequence ATGATTAGCCTTTTTTTGGTCCTTTTGATGACGTTGTTTGGCTCTCTTGGTGGCTTTTTCTTTAAGAAAGCTGGAGATTATCCCTTAGGTTTGAATATCCCATTCCTAATGAAGGTTGGAACAGGAGGTACATTTTATTTAGCTGGAGCACTTCTAAATATTTACCTTTTAACCCTGCTTCCCTATACAGTGGTATATCCTATCACCTCTGTGACATATATCTGGACGATGCTTCTTTCTGCTATATTTCTACATGAAACGATCACAGCAAAAAAAATAATCGGTGTACTTCTCATTTCAGGTGGATCGGTTCTACTTGTCTTGTAA
- a CDS encoding EamA family transporter: MSRFTQSIKKNSTGIILMTFAAFFTSLGQMFWKLSDAGINPSLIGGFGFYFLGAVLMIVSFRFGSLSVLHPLLSLGYIFALFLGVFLVGETIEFTHFSGIVLIILGVVLIGGGDD, encoded by the coding sequence ATGAGTAGATTTACACAATCAATCAAAAAGAATAGTACTGGTATAATCTTGATGACATTTGCAGCCTTCTTTACTTCTTTAGGCCAAATGTTTTGGAAACTTTCAGATGCCGGAATCAATCCAAGTTTAATTGGTGGGTTTGGTTTCTATTTTCTAGGAGCTGTACTCATGATTGTCTCCTTTCGTTTTGGGAGTTTATCTGTTCTTCATCCCTTGTTAAGTCTTGGCTATATATTTGCTCTATTTCTAGGTGTATTTCTTGTTGGGGAGACAATTGAATTTACTCACTTTTCCGGTATTGTCCTAATCATTCTAGGAGTCGTTTTAATTGGAGGTGGTGATGATTAG